ACTTTAATTAATGTGAGCATGTCTATTGTCATAACTTAATTTCTCCACATGGAAACACAGCCCATATAGttacttgttttgtgtttgttcagtTTCTTTTTACTGaactaaaaatgttaaaatcccTACCAGGAGCTAAACAACTTCAACACACTGTGCCCAGCAAGCACTGTGCTCTATAAAGGCTTTATGATATGTGAGCTTATGTTTTTTAACTTGAACTGAGTCTTAAGATGAAGCAATTACCATTCTGCAAGAAAACACTGGACCTcctgttgatgttttttttaagaaacgaGGGCAATTTGACTCTTTTGTCATTTAAATAGACTTCAGCTTAATGAAAGCCAGTATATAGAGATATTAGTATTCAGTACAGATGATTTATCTTATTTTGTGGGTGCAGTTTAAGATGGAAAATATATTGGCCTTCTTGATTTCTCAGATAAAGCAGATGGTGATGTTTATAGCTGCATACCTCATATTCAAGTCCTCAGAAAGCAGGGACCCCATTTAACCTTTTTACATAATGTAGCAGAACCTAGAAACTGTATGTGTGCATGCCATGGCAGAGCTTTGTTGTACCTCAAGGCATTCTCTCCGATGAAGCTTTCTCTGTTCCTTCAAACGTAGACTTTGAACTCTCTGCGCTTTAAGTGTCTAGTTGATCAATTTCactcttctcctcctctctgtcAGGAGGACACATTTCTTTTACCTTTCACTTCTACCATGAAAGGAATTTGCATCCATTGCTTTTCAACATCTCTCTTTCTTCAGTCTCCAATCTGGACTTGCAAGATATTGCAGCATGGCAATCATTTAACACTGGCTCTTAAAGGTGTTTGTGTGGTTGTGAGGTACATCTGACTGATCATTTTGTATACTGATAATGGCATGTGAATTTTCTATCACACGTATACATGTAAAATTGTTCCATGTCAAAGCACAGATTAATGAGGAAAATTTCATAAATGAAGGGAACTAGAAATGTCAATACTGTATTCGTAGCACAGACACCAGTTCCCAACTCCCTTTAGAAATTAGTCTGCAAAGGCATATTCTGTAGAGATATTGAACCATTGCCTTTTTATAATGGTCTCCAGTGGCAACTAAGCAATTTAGTGAATCCTCCATTCTATCAATTACGGTTTGTTtacttattaattttttttattttataatgggAATGAAATTTACTTATTATGTTATGTAACCTGGGTAACGTTGTCTTCCCTGAAACTAATACTCTTCTACTTATACTTACACTTTTCTATGTTTCTATTACCTGCAAAATTAGATTGCATGTTCATTTTCCTTGTGTAATATAATTCGTATAATTTAGccaatacatttaatacattttattcagaccatttaattgtgtttgtgAACCCAAACAGCAGGATGGTATGTGATGTTATTAAGCCATATTGAGATGTTTTTCAGTTCTATGAATAAAAAGTATTTCAATTAATAACCCCTGCACTCAGGTTATTCTATTGCCTTTTACTTGAGATAAAGCATATTAAGAAAACACAATGTGACTCAGGGATTTCAGCCTAAGAAAATGAGAGAAGTGAAAATGCACAAGAACTGTCCTGAAAGAATGCTTGTGCTACAAAATACAAGCATTGACTCCTTTTAGGTTGCACAGCTCATAtagcattttcaaaataaaatgccagTAAAACAAgtttataaaatgtaatgttaactctGGAGTGCAAGATTTAAAGTTTTCCCTTGCAGGTcaaggggggggggtggatttgctcaaacacaaaaacatttctAACCCATAGttaccatttcaaaattgttctAAGCATAACAGTTTGTACAGCTGCTCTTAATTCCATGTAGATAATTGACAGCAGCAGTTGAATTATGTTGAATTACCTGCTGGTCAGGATTACTGCAGGCAACACTTATGGTTTTATGATCCAAAAATCATCTTTTATGTTTCAAAGCCATTTAATATCTGTTGGCAGTAGGAGAGAATTGGAATGTTGTGCATGTATCCTTTTGTATACTGGCATAGCACTCAACTTCCCCTGAGAAAccaattaaaacatatattttaaagcaattctcacttaataatgattaataaaaACAACTCCTATTTCTAATTTTCTTATTTTGAGTATGAAGAAATAAACTGGAATAGTGAATTTGGAAAGACTGTAAAAGTGTCCCTTTTAATTTTTCTTCAAGCCTTTTTATCTTAATGTGGAAAGTGCTTTGGCAGGCTCTTTTTGCAGGTGATCGATATATTGATTAATTGTAGACCAGGCCATGCCCTCTCTGTTCTACTAATGTGCCTTCTCTGATTTACTGAACTCATTGGGATATCTTATTTAATTGAAGCATGAAGACTTGTGTTcaattatttaacaaaaaaagtgttatttttgCACAGGCCTGTTATAATGATAATTACCACGCTCATATACGTTAATACATTGTGTGAAGGGTTGTATCTTATTGTTTAAGAGATGCCCTCTCATGCAGTTTGGGTAACAGGACTACAAAGCGAAGCTGAGCTCCACAAACTGCAAAATGACATACAATAAGACATACAATATGCATGACATATgaacttattataaatcacacacacaaggaTTAGACACACAAATAACTTACACTgggaaaaacatttattttcatgaaatataaaaatgaaccCCCCTTCTCTCTGTCTAAAATGGTTTAGGCCATATAACTGATCTTCAGTAGCTgatctgtgttttcatgctaatTCAACGTAATgaaactattaaaaataaacctgtGAAACTTGCACCAGTTGCAATTAAGTGCCccgaaacgttgttggtaactgaaggtttttttaatactttaagGCTGGTTTCTCAATGTAATTTATAGTTGGACATACTAATCAAGGTGGTGCTATTCTCTTTGTTGTCAGTATTCCTTTTATTTAATCTCAGTTAAtctcaaaacatttattttgtggtaAATATTGTGGTAATGCTGGAAAGTTCCTAAAAACTTTTGGACTTTCAGTAGGAAAAGCAATCCTTTCATGTGAAGATCTAGGAAGTAGAGGAGAGTGGTGTTTGcccagcagattttttttttaagtaaagggTTTAAGCTTTTACATATAAAACAGTTTGCAGCACCATAATAGTATCAACTGAAAATAAAGTCATTCCCTGCCTTCCAAACTACTGTCCTACTGTGTTCAAATCAGTTGCTGACACCCATTCAGAAAGCCACTCCTGTTGTTTCAATTCAGATGATTTGTTGGCCACCTATATAAGCATGAATATCACTACTCATGGTTTAGGTTCCTCCTATGTTTCTGTTTTCATATTAGATCTAAGTGATGCACTGATCTGCACAGGAATAGGTGAAACACAGTTGCCTTTAGATGTACACCAGCAACAAGctatgaaaacagaaaatataaaaatgtttctgtcttGCCAAGTCTTCTGGAGGTGAGGAATTGTAATGGATAAGGCTGAATTACAACAGTGGTGTTACACAGACAAGCCTTTACCATTTGTATCATATATGGTGTGGCTGAAACGCCCAAGTAAGCGCAGCCAAGGAGAATGAGATGCAAGTTATCTATTTATATTGCCATAATGCTTGTAATTTTAACcagtttgctttgttttatattcACTCTGCACTATCAATTTGCATCTTTAAGCTACTCTGTCACACTTTAAGCTGCATGAATTTTATAATCTTAATGAGGGGCTGTTTTCTACAGACCCTGTTCATTCTTGCACACTTCAGGTAATCTAAAAGTGTCTTGAGCATGACTGACCTTTTCTTATTCATGGAGTGGTTCAGCAGTGAACAGTGTGCTGTTACTTCACACAAGCACTCTGTCCCCTTTGCTTTTCTACTTGGGTTAAAGTGTGCCAGTAAGTCATTTAATGAGCAATTAGCAAGGAGCAAATCTTTCTGGCCAAACTGTAAATCTTTTTTCTGAAGATCAGTGCATTAGCTACCTACCTACCTATGTTTCCCAGCCATTATTGCTGTGCACTGTTCTGCCTGTGGCAATTAATTTGAATCCTGTTGTCGAAAAGAGGAAGGGGTTAGGCGATCAGGGAGGTAATTACGATTCTGCTTTGTGAGGGACAGAATCAAGATGTTTCTTCCTCTATTCCAGGTTCCTTTGTATAGTCTACCCCTTCAGACAGAAGATGAGCATTCTCAAAGCCATCCTGGCCATCGCCCTCATCTGGATGCTGGCCTGTGCGATCATGTGTCCCTCAGCCGCCATGTTAACAGTCATTCATCTGAAGGACACCTACATGATCCAGGACAACAAGACGTACCCACTCCTCACCTGCTTTGAAAACTGGCCTCAGCCGGAGATGCGGAAGCTCTACACCACCGTCCTGTTTGTACACGTCTACCTTGCACCCCTGGGGCTCATCAGCCTCATGTACTGCAGGATCGCCATGAAGCTCTTCAGCAACCTGGGGCCCGTGGGACGGGGCTCAGGGGAAGCACAGGTAGAGAGGACCTCTGTCTCCAAGAAGAAGGTGAAAGTCATCAAGATGCTGATTACTGTGGCTGTCCTCTTCATGGTCTCCTGGCTTCCCCTGTGGACCCTGATGCTCCTCACAGACTACGGGGACCTGAACGATGAACAGATCGACCTCCTCGGTGGCTACATCTTCCCCTTCGCCCACTGGCTGGCTTTCTTCAATAGCGGAGTCAACCCCATCATCTACGGATACTTCAACGAGAATTTCAAAAGGGGCTTTCAGGCAGCCCTCCCCTTCCGCCTCTGCTCCTTTGAAGTGACCCACCAGCAGGTTTACTCCCAAAGGACTCCCAGGGCTGGCAGGTTTTTCCTACACAACAAGGTCTCCAATGATGAATCCTTGGAAGCTACTGTGAGTAAAGTTAGCCACCAAAAGGGCATCTCACAACACTCATCCCAAGGCAATAAGGGAATACTCCTGGAGGATATCAATCAGATCAGCACTAGCAAGCGTGTCAGCACAGCCTGGCAAGAATAGGAGGCGGGAAGAAATAGTTTTCCAGTGGTTCTGTCTGGGCACACATGGATCTCAAACTCGGTTCCTGTGGGACCGCATCTTCTGGTTTTTACTCCTGTCCAGCTCCCAGTTTCGTAATTGGTTTGATTTAACTAATTTACTTAAAATGTCTCCACATTCTCCCAAGGctgcagatttgttttataattgggGCACCCTGAATCTAAATAATATTTGATGTCATCAAAAGCAAAAGACCTTGAAACAGAAGATAAGATTTGAAACCCCCATCTCTATTTAAAACCTTCTCCCACACACCAggaagtgagtgaacattttattttattgacttGTAACATGGACTCATGGACATGGACAGTTGTGGAGGTGTTTTGAGATTCCCTTCATGGAATACAATCAGATGCGCTTTTGTTTTATTGGGGGGTGGGAGGGGTTTGAGGGTGGAGAGAGAATCCCCAATCTTGTGTCATATGCCATtttatacaaaacacaaaaatatatcaCCCTTGTTTGCGTTTCTTTCTTTGCGTCCCTTGGAGCAAACTCTTAATTTACATCTCACATTGATTTCTGGCCACTTCTTACTCAAAGCCAGGCAGTGGTGCTTCATGCACCAAATACAGATGCATAATTTTGTCCTTGATATGATAAGCTCTATGGAATTTCTTACTGAGAAATATCAGAGCAAATCCATACCCTGTCTCTTTTAAAATCTCATTTGAAAAACGTTCTTGTTTGATCAGGcttttagttaaaaaaatatgtatttaaatggattgattaatatgcatacatttaaatgtggAGTATAGTGAATTGAAGATTGCAGAAACTAGATCTGTCTTTCTTCATTTGCCTGCAATGCTTCCACTACAGCTGACATTAAAATGTCATTGTTGCTATTACGATGGTACAGCGTTGGTTTGTATGTCTTTTTAGCTGCAGATGTACGCAAAGCCAGTAAATGCTTTTCTGCCTATGCTTCAGAACGGTTTCTGCAAATGTCAATTACGGATCTAATGGATCTGTGCCACACTGCCTTTTCTTAACTCTACCTTTTTAGAGAAGAGAAAAATGTATGGATGCTATTTTTATCTTATGAACGATGAATAAGGTTACTCAGTTACCGAGGTTACCAAAATTGTGCATGAACCTAGAATTAGAATCAACCTTTTTAGTCATAGCCAATGGGAGCCTTTTAAATACTAGATACCTGTCTTTGCTGGCATAACTTCTGCAGGCTGTTTAAACTTCCCAATAAATTCCAAAGATTGTATTTCTGGAAAGAGTTGCCTTGAAATCTATACCAATCTTGTTACTAATGTGCTCCTATTATTTGGATTCATATAGGCCT
This DNA window, taken from Amia ocellicauda isolate fAmiCal2 chromosome 9, fAmiCal2.hap1, whole genome shotgun sequence, encodes the following:
- the npffr1l1 gene encoding neuropeptide FF receptor 1 like 1 encodes the protein MNTTMGTQQPNGTFLPYYLHSTSVAASYIVSYFFIFVLCMVGNGLVCFVVLRNRRMRTVTNLFILNLAISDLLVGIFCVPTTLVDNLITGWPFSQFMCTMSGLIQGMSVSASVFTLVAIAVDRFLCIVYPFRQKMSILKAILAIALIWMLACAIMCPSAAMLTVIHLKDTYMIQDNKTYPLLTCFENWPQPEMRKLYTTVLFVHVYLAPLGLISLMYCRIAMKLFSNLGPVGRGSGEAQVERTSVSKKKVKVIKMLITVAVLFMVSWLPLWTLMLLTDYGDLNDEQIDLLGGYIFPFAHWLAFFNSGVNPIIYGYFNENFKRGFQAALPFRLCSFEVTHQQVYSQRTPRAGRFFLHNKVSNDESLEATVSKVSHQKGISQHSSQGNKGILLEDINQISTSKRVSTAWQE